The Bacteroidia bacterium genome includes a window with the following:
- a CDS encoding SprT-like domain-containing protein yields the protein MQLERNKSILHKYIPAEAVDTIALWVYQFDFKLKIKKQRSTKYGDYRPPSSGQNHQITINHDMNKYAFLITLVHEIAHLSNWQENKNSVKPHGNEWKRHYKKLIVPFMHEKIFPTDVISALNKYMENPAASSCSDLTLFRILKKYDERHNGILLEKLPIDTVFTLKNGRLFKKGEKIRTRYKCLEINTKRTYLFAPIAEVFLLEE from the coding sequence ATGCAATTAGAACGCAACAAATCCATTTTACATAAATACATTCCTGCCGAAGCTGTTGATACAATTGCTTTGTGGGTTTATCAATTCGATTTTAAATTAAAAATAAAAAAACAGCGTAGCACCAAATATGGAGATTATCGTCCGCCTAGTAGCGGACAAAATCATCAAATTACCATCAATCACGACATGAACAAATATGCGTTTCTGATTACGTTGGTGCATGAAATAGCGCATCTTTCCAATTGGCAAGAAAATAAAAATTCCGTAAAGCCACATGGTAACGAATGGAAAAGACATTACAAAAAACTCATCGTTCCGTTTATGCACGAAAAAATATTTCCAACGGATGTTATTTCGGCATTGAATAAATACATGGAAAATCCTGCTGCATCCAGTTGTTCCGACTTAACGCTTTTCCGGATATTAAAAAAATACGATGAAAGACACAACGGAATTTTACTTGAAAAACTACCCATTGATACTGTTTTCACATTAAAAAACGGGCGACTTTTTAAAAAAGGAGAGAAAATACGAACGCGCTATAAATGTTTAGAAATAAATACAAAAAGAACGTATTTATTTGCTCCCATTGCCGAAGTTTTTCTGCTTGAAGAATAA
- a CDS encoding ABC transporter permease yields MRPLWFLLQKEFRQIFRDKGFMGRLFIAPAIQLILLPMAANYTIKNINIAIVDHDHSEISTKLTNKILSSGYFKLAGYTDFNSKADKLIETDKADIVLEIPEGFGSKLISEGSQKIAIKVDAIDGVKASVGFGYLSNIIGDYNNDIRLEWLNPTRISQAPAINVVPSFWYNPSLTYYIFMVPAILVSLVTAIAGLSAAFNIVKEKEIGTIEQINVTPIKKYQFILGKLLPFLVMGIIVFSFGLLIAWIGYGIVPLGNLAVLYLFLTVFLFAILGFGLLISTYTETQQQANSLMFLFMMVFNMMSGLYTPIDSMPAWAKFITYLFPVSYFIDVMRMVVIKGSGLHDISMQILDVFIIGLVLNVWAILNYRKTT; encoded by the coding sequence ATGAGACCACTTTGGTTTTTATTGCAAAAAGAATTTCGCCAAATATTCCGCGACAAAGGTTTTATGGGCAGACTTTTTATTGCACCTGCTATTCAACTTATTTTATTGCCGATGGCAGCAAATTATACCATCAAAAATATTAATATCGCCATTGTTGATCACGATCATTCCGAAATTTCTACCAAGCTTACCAATAAAATTTTGTCTTCTGGCTATTTTAAATTAGCAGGTTATACTGATTTTAATTCGAAAGCAGACAAACTAATTGAAACCGATAAAGCCGATATCGTACTTGAAATCCCGGAAGGATTTGGCAGCAAACTTATCAGCGAAGGCAGTCAGAAAATTGCGATAAAAGTTGATGCCATTGATGGCGTAAAAGCAAGTGTCGGATTTGGTTATTTGAGTAATATCATCGGTGATTATAATAATGATATTCGTTTGGAGTGGTTGAATCCAACTCGTATCAGTCAAGCGCCCGCCATTAATGTCGTCCCTTCTTTTTGGTACAATCCGTCGCTAACGTATTATATTTTTATGGTACCCGCCATTTTGGTTTCGCTTGTTACCGCCATTGCGGGATTGTCGGCAGCATTTAATATTGTGAAAGAAAAAGAAATCGGCACCATCGAGCAAATAAACGTAACGCCCATCAAAAAATACCAATTTATTCTGGGTAAATTACTTCCGTTTTTAGTCATGGGAATCATTGTTTTTTCTTTCGGATTACTCATTGCTTGGATTGGTTACGGAATTGTACCACTCGGTAATTTAGCGGTGCTCTATCTCTTTTTAACTGTCTTTTTATTTGCGATACTTGGTTTCGGGTTACTCATTTCCACGTACACTGAAACGCAGCAACAAGCCAATTCGCTCATGTTTTTATTTATGATGGTCTTTAATATGATGAGCGGATTGTACACGCCAATAGACAGTATGCCGGCTTGGGCAAAATTTATCACCTATCTTTTTCCGGTAAGTTATTTTATTGACGTCATGCGAATGGTAGTGATAAAAGGAAGCGGCTTGCACGACATCTCGATGCAAATTCTGGATGTTTTTATCATCGGGCTCGTCCTTAATGTTTGGGCTATATTAAATTATCGAAAAACAACTTAA
- a CDS encoding ABC transporter permease, whose protein sequence is MKQLLSFVKKEFYQVFRDQKTLIMLFGLPIVQIVLFGFALTNEIKNANIVIVDNAKDIASQQIINKIQGSKFFHIQKTLSSSSQIDAAFKTGTVKLAVVFPANFNNDLSHLHKASIQVIADASDPNTALTLQNYISSIVMDYQTQLSNNLSLPYTIIPEVRMLYNPDLRGAPNFVPGVMAMVLLLVCVMMTSVSIVREKELGTMEVLLVSPVKPIIIIISKAIPYLILSWINLAAILLLSVYALDLPIQGSIFLLVMESTLLIMSALALGLFISTVTSSQQNAMFASMLGMMLPTIMLSGFMFPIANMPVALQVISNIVPARWYYIIVKDVMLKGLGFSSIWKETLILASMTVFFIVIALRNFKIRLE, encoded by the coding sequence ATGAAACAATTATTATCATTCGTAAAAAAAGAATTTTATCAAGTCTTTCGAGACCAAAAAACACTCATTATGTTGTTTGGTTTACCGATTGTACAAATTGTTTTGTTTGGATTTGCGCTCACCAACGAAATAAAAAATGCCAATATTGTTATTGTTGACAATGCGAAAGATATTGCTTCGCAGCAAATTATCAATAAAATACAAGGAAGTAAATTTTTTCATATTCAAAAAACATTAAGCAGTTCATCTCAAATAGATGCCGCTTTTAAAACAGGAACAGTAAAGTTAGCTGTTGTTTTTCCTGCTAATTTTAATAACGATTTATCGCATTTGCACAAAGCTTCTATTCAAGTTATTGCCGATGCTTCTGACCCGAACACTGCGCTAACACTCCAAAATTATATTTCTTCCATTGTGATGGATTATCAAACACAACTATCGAATAATTTGTCTCTTCCATATACTATTATTCCGGAAGTGCGAATGCTTTACAATCCTGATTTGCGAGGTGCGCCCAATTTTGTGCCAGGAGTTATGGCGATGGTTTTATTGCTCGTTTGTGTCATGATGACATCTGTATCTATTGTCCGCGAAAAAGAACTGGGAACAATGGAAGTGCTACTTGTTTCACCTGTAAAGCCTATAATAATTATTATTTCAAAAGCTATCCCGTATTTAATTTTATCATGGATAAACTTAGCTGCCATTTTACTTCTCAGTGTTTACGCACTTGATTTACCTATTCAAGGAAGTATCTTTTTACTGGTTATGGAAAGTACTTTACTGATTATGTCGGCACTTGCTCTGGGTTTATTTATTTCAACGGTAACTTCTTCGCAGCAAAATGCGATGTTTGCTTCCATGTTGGGAATGATGTTGCCGACAATTATGCTAAGTGGTTTTATGTTCCCGATTGCGAATATGCCTGTCGCCTTGCAAGTCATTTCAAACATTGTTCCGGCGCGCTGGTATTATATTATTGTGAAAGATGTGATGTTAAAAGGATTGGGCTTTTCTTCTATTTGGAAAGAGACTTTAATTCTTGCCAGCATGACAGTTTTCTTTATCGTGATTGCGCTTAGAAACTTTAAAATACGTTTAGAATAA